The following are encoded together in the Thunnus albacares chromosome 7, fThuAlb1.1, whole genome shotgun sequence genome:
- the ctcf gene encoding transcriptional repressor CTCF isoform X2, whose product MDGGPTEGVGVVEVPAKDFPSIQAVHSQDAMVADLLQQAAEAGGVVEGQAGVVLEQGHGDGMVAATQAQQQLMEAGVGVGVDGGSGVEMMVMDSLDPTLLQMKTEVIDATVGGSSATVGVVGGVAGAAHQATVTTVDQTQIITLQVVNMEEQAALGLGELQLVQVPVSATTVEALQQGTFVDTTAMPKDGDPVICHTLPLPEGFQVVKVGANGEVETVEQEEEGGEVHPEEEEEEEVGDQLLEEGEDEPIQPPNDDPTWPKDPDYQPPSGIIKKSKKGKKSRLRYAEGDKDMDVSVYDFEEEQQEGLLSEVNAEKVVGNMKPPKPTKIKKKGVKKTFQCELCSYTCPRRSNLDRHMKSHTDERPHKCHLCGRAFRTVTLLRNHLNTHTGTRPHKCTDCDMAFVTSGELVRHRRYKHTHEKPFKCSMCDYASVEVSKLKRHIRSHTGERPFQCSLCSYASRDTYKLKRHMRTHSGEKPYECYICHARFTQSGTMKMHILQKHTENVAKFHCPHCDTVIARKSDLGVHLRKQHSFIETGKKCRYCDAVFHERYALIQHQKSHKNEKRFKCDMCDYCCRQERHMVMHRRTHTGEKPYACSQCEKTFRQKQLLDMHFKRYHDPNFVPTAFVCPKCSKTFTRRNTMARHAENCSGEVEDAENGAPPPKKGKRGRKKKMRSRRDDDDSEDDHAEPDEEDEGEGEEEASLLQEEDEPESMELDQAPAAIPVPAPDEPPVKRKRGRPPKNAPKPPTPSKSVRVAAKTAASAAAIIQVEDESTGAVENIIVKKEEGDASAATPLEQGVALTVEGVGLDGEGVETVELAVNEETAAAAANGDLTPEMILSMMDR is encoded by the exons ATGGACGGAGGGCCAACAGAGGGTGTAGGGGTGGTGGAGGTCCCCGCCAAAGACTTCCCCTCCATCCAGGCCGTCCACAGCCAGGATGCTATGGTGGCTGACCTCCTCCAGCAAGCTGCAGAGGCCGGGGGCGTGGTGGAGGGACAAGCTGGAGTCGTCCTGGAACAAG GTCATGGGGATGGGATGGTAGCAGCTACCCAGGCTCAGCAGCAACTGATGGAAGCTGGGGTGGGGGTCGGTGTAGATGGTGGATCAGGGGTTGAAATGATGGTTATGGACTCACTGGATCCCACGCTGTTGCAGATGAAGACTGAG GTGATAGATGCTACGGTGGGAGGGTCGTCAGCGACTGTGGGTGTTGTTGGAGGGGTAGCGGGTGCTGCTCACCAAGCAACTGTAACAACAGTGGACCAGACTCAAATCATCACACTACAG gtGGTAAACATGGAGGAGCAGGCAGCTCTGGGCTTGGGGGAGCTCCAGCTGGTCCAGGTGCCTGTTTCTGCCACCACAGTGGAGGCTCTGCAGCAAGGCACCTTTGTAGACACCACTGCTATGCCAAAAGATGGAGACCCAGTCATCTGCCACACCCTGCCGTTGCCTGAGGGCTTTCAG GTAGTGAAGGTTGGTGCTAATGGGGAGGTGGAGACggtggagcaggaggaggagggaggagaagtccaccctgaggaggaagaagaggaagaggtgggGGACCAGCTGCTGGAAGAAGGGGAAGACGAGCCCATTCAGCCCCCGAATGATGACCCGACCTGGCCTAAGGACCCCGACTATCAGCCTCCATCTGGAATCATCAAGAAGTCCAAAAAG GGTAAAAAGAGTCGTCTGCGTTACGCTGAAGGAGATAAGGACATGGACGTCAGTGTGTATGACTTTGAAGAGGAACAGCAGGAGGGTCTTCTGTCTGAGGTCAACGCTGAGAAAGTAGTGGGCAACATGAAACCACCTAAACCCACAAAGATCAAGAAGAAAG GAGTGAAGAAGACATTTCAGTGCGAGCTGTGCAGCTACACGTGCCCTCGACGCTCCAACCTGGACAGACACATGAAGAGCCACACCGACGAGAGACCTCATAAATGTCACCTGTGTGGACGAGCCTTCAGGACGGTCACCCTGCTAAGAAACcatctcaacacacacactg gaACTCGGCCACACAAGTGCACAGACTGCGATATGGCCTTCGTGACTAGCGGAGAGCTAGTTCGTCATCGTcgctacaaacacacacacgagaaACCCTTCAAATGCTCCATGTGTGACTATGCCAGTGTGGAG GTGAGCAAACTAAAGCGTCACATTCGTTCCCACACCGGTGAGCGTCCATTCCAGTGCAGTCTTTGCAGCTACGCCAGCAGAGACACATACAAGTTGAAgagacacatgaggacacactCAG GAGAGAAACCTTATGAGTGCTACATCTGCCACGCCCGCTTCACCCAGAGTGGAACCATGAAGATGCACATtctgcagaaacacactgagaaTGTGGCCAAATTCCACTGTCCACACTGTGACACTGTCATCGCACGCAAGAGTGACttag GCGTCCATCTCCGTAAGCAGCACTCGTTCATCGAGACCGGAAAGAAGTGCCGTTATTGCGATGCTGTGTTCCACGAGCGCTACGCTCTGATCCAGCACCAGAAGTCCCATAAGAACGAGAAGAGGTTCAAATGCGACATGTGTGACTACTGCTGCCGCCAG GAGCGCCACATGGTGATGCATCGTAGAAcccacactggagagaaaccttACGCCTGCAGCCAGTGTGAGAAGACCTTCAGACAAAAGCAGCTGCTGGACATGCACTTCAAACGCTACCATGACCCCAACTTCGTCCCCACCGCCTTCGTCTGCCCCAAGTGTAGCAAGACCTTCACTCGCAGA AACACCATGGCTCGCCACGCTGAGAACTGCTCCGGTGAAGTGGAGGATGCCGAAAACGGAGCTCCACCCCcgaagaaaggaaagagaggaagaaagaagaagatgaggagcaggagagATGACGACGACAGCG AGGACGATCACGCTGAACCGGATGAGGAGGACGAGGGTGAAGGTGAGGAGgaagcatcactgctacaggaaGAGGATGAGCCAGAAAGCATGGAACTGGACCAGGCCCCCGCTGCCATCCCAGTACCGGCCCCCGACGAGCCACCAGTCAAGAGGAAACGAGGCCGACCTCCAAAGAACGCCCCCAAACCTCCAACACCCAGCAAGTCAGTCAGGGTGGCGGCCAAGACAGCTGCTTCTG CTGCTGCCATCATTCAGGTGGAGGATGAGAGCACCGGAGCAGTGGAGAACATCATAGTGAAGAAAGAGGAGGGCGACGCCTCAGCAGCGACACCTCTAGAGCAGGGAGTGGCGTTGACGGTGGAGGGGGTGGGGCTGGACGGGGAAGGGGTGGAGACTGTCGAGTTGGCGGTGAACGAGGAAACCGCGGCCGCCGCCGCCAACGGAGATCTGACGCCAGAGATGATCCTTAGCATGATGGACCGGTGA
- the ctcf gene encoding transcriptional repressor CTCF isoform X1 has product MKSGTFTLLIQFLPSMDGGPTEGVGVVEVPAKDFPSIQAVHSQDAMVADLLQQAAEAGGVVEGQAGVVLEQGHGDGMVAATQAQQQLMEAGVGVGVDGGSGVEMMVMDSLDPTLLQMKTEVIDATVGGSSATVGVVGGVAGAAHQATVTTVDQTQIITLQVVNMEEQAALGLGELQLVQVPVSATTVEALQQGTFVDTTAMPKDGDPVICHTLPLPEGFQVVKVGANGEVETVEQEEEGGEVHPEEEEEEEVGDQLLEEGEDEPIQPPNDDPTWPKDPDYQPPSGIIKKSKKGKKSRLRYAEGDKDMDVSVYDFEEEQQEGLLSEVNAEKVVGNMKPPKPTKIKKKGVKKTFQCELCSYTCPRRSNLDRHMKSHTDERPHKCHLCGRAFRTVTLLRNHLNTHTGTRPHKCTDCDMAFVTSGELVRHRRYKHTHEKPFKCSMCDYASVEVSKLKRHIRSHTGERPFQCSLCSYASRDTYKLKRHMRTHSGEKPYECYICHARFTQSGTMKMHILQKHTENVAKFHCPHCDTVIARKSDLGVHLRKQHSFIETGKKCRYCDAVFHERYALIQHQKSHKNEKRFKCDMCDYCCRQERHMVMHRRTHTGEKPYACSQCEKTFRQKQLLDMHFKRYHDPNFVPTAFVCPKCSKTFTRRNTMARHAENCSGEVEDAENGAPPPKKGKRGRKKKMRSRRDDDDSEDDHAEPDEEDEGEGEEEASLLQEEDEPESMELDQAPAAIPVPAPDEPPVKRKRGRPPKNAPKPPTPSKSVRVAAKTAASAAAIIQVEDESTGAVENIIVKKEEGDASAATPLEQGVALTVEGVGLDGEGVETVELAVNEETAAAAANGDLTPEMILSMMDR; this is encoded by the exons ATGAAATCAGGCACTTTTACCTTGCTGATCCAG TTCCTACCCAGCATGGACGGAGGGCCAACAGAGGGTGTAGGGGTGGTGGAGGTCCCCGCCAAAGACTTCCCCTCCATCCAGGCCGTCCACAGCCAGGATGCTATGGTGGCTGACCTCCTCCAGCAAGCTGCAGAGGCCGGGGGCGTGGTGGAGGGACAAGCTGGAGTCGTCCTGGAACAAG GTCATGGGGATGGGATGGTAGCAGCTACCCAGGCTCAGCAGCAACTGATGGAAGCTGGGGTGGGGGTCGGTGTAGATGGTGGATCAGGGGTTGAAATGATGGTTATGGACTCACTGGATCCCACGCTGTTGCAGATGAAGACTGAG GTGATAGATGCTACGGTGGGAGGGTCGTCAGCGACTGTGGGTGTTGTTGGAGGGGTAGCGGGTGCTGCTCACCAAGCAACTGTAACAACAGTGGACCAGACTCAAATCATCACACTACAG gtGGTAAACATGGAGGAGCAGGCAGCTCTGGGCTTGGGGGAGCTCCAGCTGGTCCAGGTGCCTGTTTCTGCCACCACAGTGGAGGCTCTGCAGCAAGGCACCTTTGTAGACACCACTGCTATGCCAAAAGATGGAGACCCAGTCATCTGCCACACCCTGCCGTTGCCTGAGGGCTTTCAG GTAGTGAAGGTTGGTGCTAATGGGGAGGTGGAGACggtggagcaggaggaggagggaggagaagtccaccctgaggaggaagaagaggaagaggtgggGGACCAGCTGCTGGAAGAAGGGGAAGACGAGCCCATTCAGCCCCCGAATGATGACCCGACCTGGCCTAAGGACCCCGACTATCAGCCTCCATCTGGAATCATCAAGAAGTCCAAAAAG GGTAAAAAGAGTCGTCTGCGTTACGCTGAAGGAGATAAGGACATGGACGTCAGTGTGTATGACTTTGAAGAGGAACAGCAGGAGGGTCTTCTGTCTGAGGTCAACGCTGAGAAAGTAGTGGGCAACATGAAACCACCTAAACCCACAAAGATCAAGAAGAAAG GAGTGAAGAAGACATTTCAGTGCGAGCTGTGCAGCTACACGTGCCCTCGACGCTCCAACCTGGACAGACACATGAAGAGCCACACCGACGAGAGACCTCATAAATGTCACCTGTGTGGACGAGCCTTCAGGACGGTCACCCTGCTAAGAAACcatctcaacacacacactg gaACTCGGCCACACAAGTGCACAGACTGCGATATGGCCTTCGTGACTAGCGGAGAGCTAGTTCGTCATCGTcgctacaaacacacacacgagaaACCCTTCAAATGCTCCATGTGTGACTATGCCAGTGTGGAG GTGAGCAAACTAAAGCGTCACATTCGTTCCCACACCGGTGAGCGTCCATTCCAGTGCAGTCTTTGCAGCTACGCCAGCAGAGACACATACAAGTTGAAgagacacatgaggacacactCAG GAGAGAAACCTTATGAGTGCTACATCTGCCACGCCCGCTTCACCCAGAGTGGAACCATGAAGATGCACATtctgcagaaacacactgagaaTGTGGCCAAATTCCACTGTCCACACTGTGACACTGTCATCGCACGCAAGAGTGACttag GCGTCCATCTCCGTAAGCAGCACTCGTTCATCGAGACCGGAAAGAAGTGCCGTTATTGCGATGCTGTGTTCCACGAGCGCTACGCTCTGATCCAGCACCAGAAGTCCCATAAGAACGAGAAGAGGTTCAAATGCGACATGTGTGACTACTGCTGCCGCCAG GAGCGCCACATGGTGATGCATCGTAGAAcccacactggagagaaaccttACGCCTGCAGCCAGTGTGAGAAGACCTTCAGACAAAAGCAGCTGCTGGACATGCACTTCAAACGCTACCATGACCCCAACTTCGTCCCCACCGCCTTCGTCTGCCCCAAGTGTAGCAAGACCTTCACTCGCAGA AACACCATGGCTCGCCACGCTGAGAACTGCTCCGGTGAAGTGGAGGATGCCGAAAACGGAGCTCCACCCCcgaagaaaggaaagagaggaagaaagaagaagatgaggagcaggagagATGACGACGACAGCG AGGACGATCACGCTGAACCGGATGAGGAGGACGAGGGTGAAGGTGAGGAGgaagcatcactgctacaggaaGAGGATGAGCCAGAAAGCATGGAACTGGACCAGGCCCCCGCTGCCATCCCAGTACCGGCCCCCGACGAGCCACCAGTCAAGAGGAAACGAGGCCGACCTCCAAAGAACGCCCCCAAACCTCCAACACCCAGCAAGTCAGTCAGGGTGGCGGCCAAGACAGCTGCTTCTG CTGCTGCCATCATTCAGGTGGAGGATGAGAGCACCGGAGCAGTGGAGAACATCATAGTGAAGAAAGAGGAGGGCGACGCCTCAGCAGCGACACCTCTAGAGCAGGGAGTGGCGTTGACGGTGGAGGGGGTGGGGCTGGACGGGGAAGGGGTGGAGACTGTCGAGTTGGCGGTGAACGAGGAAACCGCGGCCGCCGCCGCCAACGGAGATCTGACGCCAGAGATGATCCTTAGCATGATGGACCGGTGA